Proteins encoded within one genomic window of Cellulomonas flavigena DSM 20109:
- a CDS encoding CAP domain-containing protein: protein MSGRQDAGARRAGGRPGGTPTPGAPDTSEASADAVAPAGSGEKVAVVPAPLIPTQAGHVVSAPVPVVRPAPAPAPELPRQRDGAPADLLPVVPAPAPATAETETAPEAAAPSRRRTRAVVAFVTAGVLLVTAGGVWNVQQQRAERADARRAAQSRVADALRAVAPELAAGRVDGLVAGTAVVASLRHDATTTGRAAVDRAHATLAASAQAGDGPRGELQNAIGGATGALDAPAVSLTTLRASTAALAAPEKAVVDAQAAWQAAEDARIAAEAAAAQAAAQAAAARAAQRSTSKGSTTTRRSSGGSAPAASSGGGAPAPAAAGLPMAGSQASAGDVGAALNAHRAANGLGALSIVSSGARVEHAMQMAASDSIWHSGTRAGSPKARPEIVGRVSPGSATRMIAAYAASSGHNQQMLGGYSVAYVGAVSYDGWLYTSITFG, encoded by the coding sequence ATGAGCGGACGGCAGGACGCAGGCGCGCGCCGAGCGGGCGGACGGCCCGGCGGCACCCCGACCCCGGGGGCGCCGGACACCTCCGAGGCGTCCGCGGACGCCGTCGCACCCGCCGGCAGCGGCGAGAAGGTCGCCGTCGTCCCCGCGCCCCTGATCCCGACGCAGGCCGGGCACGTCGTGTCCGCGCCCGTGCCCGTCGTGCGCCCCGCCCCGGCGCCCGCACCCGAGCTGCCGCGACAGCGCGACGGCGCGCCCGCGGACCTGCTGCCCGTCGTCCCCGCGCCCGCCCCGGCGACCGCCGAGACCGAGACCGCGCCCGAGGCTGCGGCGCCGTCGCGCCGGCGTACGCGTGCCGTCGTCGCTTTCGTCACCGCGGGCGTCCTCCTCGTCACCGCCGGCGGCGTGTGGAACGTCCAGCAGCAGCGGGCCGAGCGCGCCGACGCCCGCCGCGCCGCGCAGTCCCGCGTCGCCGACGCCCTGCGCGCCGTCGCCCCCGAGCTCGCGGCCGGCCGCGTCGACGGTCTCGTCGCCGGCACCGCCGTCGTCGCCTCGCTGCGCCACGACGCCACCACCACGGGCCGCGCCGCCGTGGACCGCGCCCACGCGACGCTCGCCGCGTCCGCCCAGGCCGGCGACGGCCCACGGGGCGAGCTGCAGAACGCCATCGGCGGCGCGACGGGAGCGCTCGACGCCCCCGCCGTCTCCCTGACCACCCTGCGGGCGTCCACCGCCGCGCTCGCCGCGCCCGAGAAGGCGGTCGTCGACGCCCAGGCAGCCTGGCAGGCCGCCGAGGACGCGCGGATCGCCGCCGAGGCCGCCGCCGCCCAGGCAGCGGCGCAGGCCGCCGCCGCGCGCGCCGCCCAGCGCAGCACGTCGAAGGGCAGCACCACGACGCGTCGCTCGTCGGGCGGCAGCGCCCCCGCGGCGAGCTCCGGCGGCGGTGCGCCCGCGCCGGCGGCCGCTGGCCTGCCGATGGCCGGCTCCCAGGCGTCGGCCGGCGACGTCGGTGCGGCACTCAACGCGCACCGCGCCGCCAACGGTCTCGGCGCGCTGTCGATCGTCAGCTCCGGCGCCCGCGTCGAGCACGCGATGCAGATGGCCGCGTCGGACAGCATCTGGCACTCGGGCACGCGCGCCGGCTCGCCCAAGGCCCGCCCCGAGATCGTCGGGCGCGTCAGCCCCGGCAGCGCCACCCGCATGATCGCGGCCTACGCCGCGTCCAGCGGCCACAACCAGCAGATGCTGGGCGGCTACTCCGTCGCCTACGTCGGCGCCGTCTCCTACGACGGCTGGCTGTACACGTCGATCACCTTCGGGTGA
- the rocD gene encoding ornithine--oxo-acid transaminase: protein MRTAVATSALAPNYHPLPVTLATGEGSWVTDTDGRRYLDLLAGYSALNFGHRHPALVAAAHAQLDRLTLTSRAFDHELLEPFAQALVGLVGPLLAGTSHLVLPMNTGAEAVETAIKAARKWGYEVRGVPEGRATVVVADGNFHGRTTTIVSFSSDPDARRGFGPFTPGFVSVPYGDAAALAAAVDATTVAVLLEPVQGEQGVVVPPADYLPAARRVCDDAGVLLVADEIQSGLGRTGSTLACERFEVRPDLVTLGKALGGGVVPVSAVVGRADVLEVLTAGTHGSTFGGNPLACAVGLAVVDLLAPGTLQARARTLGERVADHLAGLMDDGRLSGMRTIGLWAGLDVAPSSPGGPVTGRELCERLLARGVLAKDTHGGTIRIAPPLTIDPADLDAALDHLTRALTSP from the coding sequence ATGCGCACCGCCGTCGCGACGTCCGCCCTGGCCCCCAACTACCACCCGCTGCCGGTGACGCTGGCGACGGGCGAGGGGTCATGGGTGACCGACACCGACGGGCGCCGGTACCTGGACCTGCTCGCGGGGTACTCGGCACTGAACTTCGGGCACCGGCACCCCGCGCTGGTCGCGGCCGCGCACGCGCAGCTCGACCGCCTGACGCTGACGTCCCGCGCGTTCGACCACGAGCTGCTGGAGCCGTTCGCGCAGGCGCTCGTGGGCCTGGTCGGGCCGCTGCTGGCAGGCACGTCGCACCTGGTCCTGCCCATGAACACGGGCGCCGAGGCGGTGGAGACGGCGATCAAGGCGGCCCGCAAGTGGGGCTACGAGGTGCGCGGCGTGCCGGAGGGTCGGGCCACGGTCGTCGTGGCGGACGGCAACTTCCACGGCCGGACGACGACGATCGTGTCGTTCTCGTCCGACCCGGACGCCCGCCGCGGGTTCGGGCCGTTCACGCCCGGGTTCGTGTCGGTGCCGTACGGCGACGCGGCGGCGCTGGCCGCGGCGGTCGACGCCACGACGGTGGCGGTGCTGCTGGAGCCGGTGCAGGGCGAGCAGGGCGTCGTCGTGCCCCCGGCGGACTACCTGCCGGCCGCGCGGCGGGTGTGCGACGACGCGGGTGTGCTGCTCGTCGCCGACGAGATCCAGTCGGGCCTGGGCCGCACGGGCTCGACGCTCGCGTGCGAGCGGTTCGAGGTGCGACCCGACCTCGTGACGCTCGGCAAGGCGCTCGGCGGCGGCGTGGTGCCGGTGTCGGCGGTGGTCGGGCGGGCCGACGTGCTCGAGGTCCTGACGGCCGGGACGCACGGCTCGACGTTCGGCGGCAACCCGCTGGCGTGCGCGGTGGGGCTCGCCGTGGTGGACCTGCTGGCGCCCGGCACGCTGCAGGCGCGCGCCCGCACGCTGGGCGAGCGTGTCGCGGACCACCTGGCGGGGCTCATGGACGACGGTCGGCTGTCGGGCATGCGCACGATCGGCCTGTGGGCGGGGCTGGACGTGGCGCCGTCGTCGCCGGGCGGGCCGGTGACGGGTCGCGAGCTGTGCGAGCGTCTGCTGGCGCGCGGCGTGCTGGCCAAGGACACGCACGGCGGCACGATCCGCATCGCCCCGCCCCTGACGATCGACCCGGCGGACCTCGACGCGGCGCTGGACCACCTGACCCGGGCCCTCACGTCCCCCTGA
- the ddaH gene encoding dimethylargininase, protein MTAHAPGATPRRYLMCEPTHYTVAYEINPWMDRTRATDTALAVQQWRTLRDTYLELGHTVETIEPIPGLPDMVYAANGATVVDGIVYSARFRYPERQPEGPAYQKWFADRGFVTHTAAAVNEGEGDMLVAGHLVLAGTGFRTERTAHAEAQELFGTPVISLELVDPRYYHLDTALAVLSSDPRDPQIAYYPPAFSPGSRAVLEQLFPDAVLATDDDAAALGLNAVSDGQHVIVAPRATHLAGALRERGYTPVPVDTSELLKGGGGAKCCTLEIRE, encoded by the coding sequence ATGACCGCGCACGCCCCCGGTGCCACCCCCCGCCGCTACCTCATGTGCGAGCCCACCCACTACACGGTGGCGTACGAGATCAACCCGTGGATGGACCGTACGCGCGCCACGGACACGGCGCTGGCGGTGCAGCAGTGGCGCACGCTGCGCGACACGTACCTCGAGCTGGGTCACACGGTCGAGACCATCGAGCCGATCCCCGGCCTGCCGGACATGGTGTACGCGGCGAACGGCGCGACGGTCGTCGACGGCATCGTGTACTCGGCGAGGTTCCGGTACCCGGAGCGGCAGCCCGAGGGCCCGGCGTACCAGAAGTGGTTCGCCGACCGCGGGTTCGTCACGCACACGGCCGCGGCGGTCAACGAGGGTGAGGGTGACATGCTCGTCGCCGGGCACCTGGTGCTGGCCGGCACCGGGTTCCGCACGGAGCGCACCGCGCACGCCGAGGCGCAGGAGCTGTTCGGCACCCCGGTGATCTCCCTCGAGCTCGTCGACCCGCGCTACTACCACCTGGACACGGCGCTGGCCGTGCTCTCGTCGGACCCGCGGGACCCGCAGATCGCCTACTACCCGCCGGCCTTCTCCCCCGGCTCGCGCGCGGTGCTCGAGCAGCTGTTCCCCGACGCGGTCCTGGCGACCGACGACGACGCGGCCGCGCTCGGCCTCAACGCCGTGTCCGACGGGCAGCACGTGATCGTCGCGCCCCGCGCGACGCACCTGGCCGGCGCGCTGCGCGAGCGCGGCTACACCCCCGTCCCCGTCGACACGTCCGAGCTGCTCAAGGGCGGCGGCGGGGCCAAGTGCTGCACCCTCGAGATCCGGGAGTGA
- a CDS encoding polyketide cyclase/dehydrase: MTQERTSPHTAPHTPQHARRDVPVHEHGTAVVTRALDVPADVAWQALTDARRHEAWVPLTRVRTDGPPRLGTQVRAVSGPGARRGWPGVVDRMVVTRYDPPVSQPESPSAATPGVSAGVAEFTKQGPLLVGTATIVVLPTSPTTCRVTWSEHVPLAGPLPATWTSRLTAPLLSAMLRVVLGRATRDLTTTGT, translated from the coding sequence ATGACCCAGGAGCGCACGTCGCCGCACACCGCGCCGCACACGCCGCAGCACGCCCGCCGGGACGTCCCCGTGCACGAGCACGGCACGGCCGTCGTCACCCGTGCGCTGGACGTGCCCGCGGACGTCGCGTGGCAGGCGCTCACCGACGCGCGCCGCCACGAGGCGTGGGTGCCGCTGACGCGGGTGCGCACCGACGGGCCGCCGCGCCTCGGCACGCAGGTGCGCGCGGTGTCCGGGCCGGGGGCGCGACGCGGGTGGCCGGGTGTGGTCGACCGGATGGTCGTCACGCGGTACGACCCCCCGGTGTCGCAGCCGGAGAGCCCGTCGGCGGCGACGCCGGGCGTGAGCGCGGGGGTCGCGGAGTTCACCAAGCAGGGCCCGCTGCTGGTCGGCACGGCGACGATCGTCGTGCTGCCGACGTCGCCGACGACGTGCCGCGTGACGTGGTCGGAGCACGTGCCGCTGGCCGGCCCGCTGCCCGCCACCTGGACCTCCCGCCTGACGGCCCCCCTCCTGTCCGCGATGCTCCGCGTGGTCCTCGGCCGCGCCACCCGCGACCTCACCACCACCGGAACCTGA
- a CDS encoding aldo/keto reductase produces the protein MQTRVLGRTGREVGVVGLGCWQLGGDWGTVADDTALSVLEAAVDSGVTFLDTADVYGDGRSERAVGAFLASRPDVADRVTVATKMGRRADPHVAGAYTYDAFCRWTDRSRENLRTDTLDLVQLHCPPTEVFHTDEVFDALDRLVEDGRTAAYGVSVETVDEALAAIARPHVASVQIILNVFRRKPLEQVLPAAAEAGVGIIARVPLASGLLSGKYDADTQFAPDDHRAYNRHGEAFDVGETFSGVPYDVGVAAAREVAALTPSGMTTAQLALRWIVQQPGVSVVIPGARTPVQARANADAARFDDLSDETLTALERVYDDSIREHVHTRW, from the coding sequence ATGCAGACGCGAGTGCTGGGCAGGACGGGTCGTGAGGTCGGCGTCGTGGGGCTGGGCTGCTGGCAGCTCGGCGGCGACTGGGGGACGGTCGCGGACGACACCGCACTGTCGGTGCTGGAGGCCGCGGTCGACTCCGGCGTGACGTTCCTCGACACGGCCGACGTGTACGGCGACGGACGGTCCGAGCGGGCCGTCGGCGCGTTCCTCGCGTCGCGCCCGGACGTCGCGGACCGCGTCACCGTGGCCACGAAGATGGGTCGCCGCGCCGACCCGCACGTGGCGGGCGCGTACACGTACGACGCGTTCTGCCGCTGGACGGACCGCAGCCGCGAGAACCTGCGCACCGACACCCTCGACCTGGTCCAGCTCCACTGCCCGCCCACCGAGGTGTTCCACACCGACGAGGTGTTCGACGCGCTCGACCGCCTCGTCGAGGACGGGCGCACCGCCGCGTACGGGGTCTCCGTCGAGACCGTGGACGAGGCGCTCGCGGCCATCGCGCGCCCCCACGTCGCGAGCGTGCAGATCATCCTCAACGTGTTCCGCCGCAAGCCGCTCGAGCAGGTCCTCCCGGCCGCGGCCGAGGCCGGCGTCGGGATCATCGCGCGCGTGCCGCTCGCGTCGGGGCTGCTGTCCGGCAAGTACGACGCGGACACGCAGTTCGCGCCCGACGACCACCGCGCCTACAACCGGCACGGCGAGGCGTTCGACGTCGGCGAGACGTTCTCGGGTGTGCCGTACGACGTCGGTGTCGCCGCCGCCCGCGAGGTCGCGGCCCTCACGCCGTCCGGCATGACGACCGCCCAGCTCGCGCTGCGGTGGATCGTGCAGCAGCCCGGCGTGTCCGTCGTCATCCCCGGTGCCCGCACGCCCGTGCAGGCCCGCGCCAACGCGGACGCGGCCCGCTTCGACGATCTCTCCGACGAGACCCTCACGGCTCTCGAGCGCGTCTACGACGACAGCATCCGCGAGCACGTCCACACCCGCTGGTGA
- a CDS encoding OsmC family protein, with protein MTTQDARDLAGDPAPAGSGTALGDVSDVPAVSDPQDPLANADDTRLWLERTGTRQYVGRSSRGGEVRIGSLGDADAFTPGELLKIALGACTGLSSDAALARRLGDDVQVTIRVGGLAHPTEDRYPALAEVLEVDLSSLDDASRDRLLTVVHRAVEQHCTVGRTLEAGATTTLTVAGER; from the coding sequence ATGACGACCCAGGACGCACGCGACCTCGCCGGTGACCCGGCACCCGCGGGCAGCGGCACGGCGCTCGGCGACGTGTCCGACGTGCCCGCCGTCAGCGACCCGCAGGACCCGCTGGCCAACGCGGACGACACCCGGCTGTGGCTCGAGCGCACCGGCACGCGGCAGTACGTGGGCCGCAGCTCGCGCGGCGGCGAGGTCCGCATCGGGTCCCTCGGGGACGCCGACGCGTTCACACCCGGCGAGCTGCTGAAGATCGCGCTGGGCGCGTGCACGGGCCTGTCGTCGGACGCGGCGCTGGCGCGGCGGCTCGGCGACGACGTGCAGGTGACCATCCGCGTCGGCGGCCTGGCCCACCCCACCGAGGACCGCTACCCCGCGTTGGCGGAGGTCCTCGAGGTCGACCTGTCGTCCCTCGACGACGCGTCGCGCGACCGGCTGCTGACGGTCGTGCACCGCGCCGTCGAGCAGCACTGCACGGTCGGGCGCACGCTCGAGGCGGGCGCGACGACGACCCTCACCGTGGCCGGGGAGCGCTGA